The Budorcas taxicolor isolate Tak-1 chromosome 25, Takin1.1, whole genome shotgun sequence genome includes a region encoding these proteins:
- the LSP1 gene encoding lymphocyte-specific protein 1 isoform X1: MADTPGHPGSEERQELLAEEDTGLAAQWSVEEEEEAACERHRCDREQQLRAQDEDEGSLSPEQSEQEKLLSPQPSEAPELDEDEGFGDWSQKPGQQRQQHWGAGETPEAGDPSRGVSPEGTQEDGRPRQGTSGSQGGDELSPAEVGLEELHLSPDSEPREGLAPEPSEPTGPEEPGQGSPGLAEATEAAVQHQSCQQPRTPSPLVSEGTEVGSPPLSPSTKLSDRTESLNRSIKKSNSVRKSQPALPISKIDERLEQYTQAVETAGRTPKLTRQPSIELPSMAVASTKSRWETGEVQAQSAAKSTPCKDIVAGDMSRRDLWEQKGGPKTSSTVKSTPSGKRYKFVAAGHGKYEKVLVDEGSAP; this comes from the exons GCTCGCCGCTCAGTGgagtgtggaggaggaggaggaggccgccTGCGAGCGGCACCGGTGTGACAGGGAGCAGCAGCTTCGGGCTCAAGACGAAGATGAAGGAAGCCTGTCCCCGGAGCAGTCGGAGCAGGAGAAGCT CCTCAGCCCGCAGCCCTCAGAGGCCCCTGAACTGGATGAGGACGAGGGCTTTGGCGACTGGTCCCAGAAGCCagggcagcagcggcagcagcactgGGGAGCTGGAGAGACCCCGGAAGCTGGGGACCCCTCTCGGGGCGTGAGTCCGGAGGGGACGCAGGAGGACGGCAG GCCCCGCCAGGGCACCTCCGGGAGCCAGGGAGGCGACGAGCTGAGCCCAGCTGAGGTCGGTCTGGAGGAGCTGCATCTGAGCCCTGACTCGGAGCCCCGGGAGGGGCTGGCACCAGAGCCCTCAGAGCCCACTGGGCCCGAGGAGCCCGGGCagggcagcccagggctggcagaGGCCACGGAGGCAGCGGTGCAG CACCAGAGCTGCCAGCAGCCCAGGACACCCAGCCCCCTGGTCTCGGAGGGGACTGAAGTGGGCTCGCCTCCCCTGAGCCCCAGCACCAAA CTCAGTGACAGAACCGAGTCCCTGAACCGCTCCATTAAGAAGAG TAACAGTGTGAGGAAGTCCCAGCCGGCCCTGCCCATCTCCAAGATTGATGAGCGGCTGGAGCAGTACACCCAGGCTGTCGAG ACTGCAGGCAGGACCCCCAAGCTCACCCGCCAGCCCTCCATCGAGCTGCCCAGCATGGCTGTGGCCAGCACTAAGAGCCGCTGGGAGACAGGAGAGGTGCAGGCTCAGTCGGCTGCCAAGTCCACCCCCTGCAAG GATATTGTGGCCGGAGACATGAGCAGGCGGGATCTCTGGGAGCAGAAAGGAGGCCCCAAGACTTCGTCCACGGTCAAG AGCACCCCTTCTGGGAAGAGGTACAAGTTTGTGGCCGCCGGACACGGGAAGTACGAGAAAGTGCTTGTGGACGAGGGCTCGGCGCCCTAG
- the LSP1 gene encoding lymphocyte-specific protein 1 isoform X3: MADTPGHPGSEERQELLAEEDTGLAAQWSVEEEEEAACERHRCDREQQLRAQDEDEGSLSPEQSEQEKLLSPQPSEAPELDEDEGFGDWSQKPGQQRQQHWGAGETPEAGDPSRGVSPEGTQEDGRPRQGTSGSQGGDELSPAEVGLEELHLSPDSEPREGLAPEPSEPTGPEEPGQGSPGLAEATEAAVQHQSCQQPRTPSPLVSEGTEVGSPPLSPSTKLSDRTESLNRSIKKSNSVRKSQPALPISKIDERLEQYTQAVETAGRTPKLTRQPSIELPSMAVASTKSRWETGEVQAQSAAKSTPCKSTPSGKRYKFVAAGHGKYEKVLVDEGSAP, from the exons GCTCGCCGCTCAGTGgagtgtggaggaggaggaggaggccgccTGCGAGCGGCACCGGTGTGACAGGGAGCAGCAGCTTCGGGCTCAAGACGAAGATGAAGGAAGCCTGTCCCCGGAGCAGTCGGAGCAGGAGAAGCT CCTCAGCCCGCAGCCCTCAGAGGCCCCTGAACTGGATGAGGACGAGGGCTTTGGCGACTGGTCCCAGAAGCCagggcagcagcggcagcagcactgGGGAGCTGGAGAGACCCCGGAAGCTGGGGACCCCTCTCGGGGCGTGAGTCCGGAGGGGACGCAGGAGGACGGCAG GCCCCGCCAGGGCACCTCCGGGAGCCAGGGAGGCGACGAGCTGAGCCCAGCTGAGGTCGGTCTGGAGGAGCTGCATCTGAGCCCTGACTCGGAGCCCCGGGAGGGGCTGGCACCAGAGCCCTCAGAGCCCACTGGGCCCGAGGAGCCCGGGCagggcagcccagggctggcagaGGCCACGGAGGCAGCGGTGCAG CACCAGAGCTGCCAGCAGCCCAGGACACCCAGCCCCCTGGTCTCGGAGGGGACTGAAGTGGGCTCGCCTCCCCTGAGCCCCAGCACCAAA CTCAGTGACAGAACCGAGTCCCTGAACCGCTCCATTAAGAAGAG TAACAGTGTGAGGAAGTCCCAGCCGGCCCTGCCCATCTCCAAGATTGATGAGCGGCTGGAGCAGTACACCCAGGCTGTCGAG ACTGCAGGCAGGACCCCCAAGCTCACCCGCCAGCCCTCCATCGAGCTGCCCAGCATGGCTGTGGCCAGCACTAAGAGCCGCTGGGAGACAGGAGAGGTGCAGGCTCAGTCGGCTGCCAAGTCCACCCCCTGCAAG AGCACCCCTTCTGGGAAGAGGTACAAGTTTGTGGCCGCCGGACACGGGAAGTACGAGAAAGTGCTTGTGGACGAGGGCTCGGCGCCCTAG
- the LSP1 gene encoding lymphocyte-specific protein 1 isoform X2: MGRGPWGHLLGLGAAQRRLAAQWSVEEEEEAACERHRCDREQQLRAQDEDEGSLSPEQSEQEKLLSPQPSEAPELDEDEGFGDWSQKPGQQRQQHWGAGETPEAGDPSRGVSPEGTQEDGRPRQGTSGSQGGDELSPAEVGLEELHLSPDSEPREGLAPEPSEPTGPEEPGQGSPGLAEATEAAVQHQSCQQPRTPSPLVSEGTEVGSPPLSPSTKLSDRTESLNRSIKKSNSVRKSQPALPISKIDERLEQYTQAVETAGRTPKLTRQPSIELPSMAVASTKSRWETGEVQAQSAAKSTPCKDIVAGDMSRRDLWEQKGGPKTSSTVKSTPSGKRYKFVAAGHGKYEKVLVDEGSAP; this comes from the exons GCTCGCCGCTCAGTGgagtgtggaggaggaggaggaggccgccTGCGAGCGGCACCGGTGTGACAGGGAGCAGCAGCTTCGGGCTCAAGACGAAGATGAAGGAAGCCTGTCCCCGGAGCAGTCGGAGCAGGAGAAGCT CCTCAGCCCGCAGCCCTCAGAGGCCCCTGAACTGGATGAGGACGAGGGCTTTGGCGACTGGTCCCAGAAGCCagggcagcagcggcagcagcactgGGGAGCTGGAGAGACCCCGGAAGCTGGGGACCCCTCTCGGGGCGTGAGTCCGGAGGGGACGCAGGAGGACGGCAG GCCCCGCCAGGGCACCTCCGGGAGCCAGGGAGGCGACGAGCTGAGCCCAGCTGAGGTCGGTCTGGAGGAGCTGCATCTGAGCCCTGACTCGGAGCCCCGGGAGGGGCTGGCACCAGAGCCCTCAGAGCCCACTGGGCCCGAGGAGCCCGGGCagggcagcccagggctggcagaGGCCACGGAGGCAGCGGTGCAG CACCAGAGCTGCCAGCAGCCCAGGACACCCAGCCCCCTGGTCTCGGAGGGGACTGAAGTGGGCTCGCCTCCCCTGAGCCCCAGCACCAAA CTCAGTGACAGAACCGAGTCCCTGAACCGCTCCATTAAGAAGAG TAACAGTGTGAGGAAGTCCCAGCCGGCCCTGCCCATCTCCAAGATTGATGAGCGGCTGGAGCAGTACACCCAGGCTGTCGAG ACTGCAGGCAGGACCCCCAAGCTCACCCGCCAGCCCTCCATCGAGCTGCCCAGCATGGCTGTGGCCAGCACTAAGAGCCGCTGGGAGACAGGAGAGGTGCAGGCTCAGTCGGCTGCCAAGTCCACCCCCTGCAAG GATATTGTGGCCGGAGACATGAGCAGGCGGGATCTCTGGGAGCAGAAAGGAGGCCCCAAGACTTCGTCCACGGTCAAG AGCACCCCTTCTGGGAAGAGGTACAAGTTTGTGGCCGCCGGACACGGGAAGTACGAGAAAGTGCTTGTGGACGAGGGCTCGGCGCCCTAG